A genomic region of Lytechinus pictus isolate F3 Inbred chromosome 2, Lp3.0, whole genome shotgun sequence contains the following coding sequences:
- the LOC129280801 gene encoding uncharacterized protein LOC129280801, which produces MATTMKPTAVMCLVVLSYIAISEAFPHGNGQQSIYEHLIKSCPGYEEKKRGEGGCNSEVLDHVHDYAEGVRETPGYNGDRVESYLDQANNKQLCYLDERSVVQMVFDGCAAMEIVCATPSTVVDRCTTLKARRAFHPPTMPTRRGNTNPPPTPGPTTALPATTV; this is translated from the exons ATGGCCACAACT atgaaACCAACTGCTGTAATGTGCCTGGTTGTTTTATCTTACATCGCGATATCTGAAGCATTCC CTCATGGAAATGGTCAACAGAGTATCTACGAACATCTTATCAAGTCTTGCCCCGGATACGAGGAGAAGAAGCGAGGTGAGGGTGGCTGTAACTCTGAGGTCCTCGATCACGTGCACGACTACGCCGAGGGGGTGAGAGAAACCCCGGGTTACAATGGCGACAGAGTCGAGAGCTACCTCGATCAGGCGAACAATAAACAACTCTGCTACCTCGATGAACGTTCCGTTGTCCAGATGGTCTTCGATGGTTGTGCCGCTATGGAGATTGTGTGTGCAACACCCTCAACAGTCGTCGATCGTTGTACCA CCCTTAAAGCAAGGAGAGCTTTCCATCCTCCCACCATGCCAACCCGACGGGGAAATACGAACCCGCCACCTACCCCTGGGCCAACGACCGCTTTACCGGCTACGACTGTCTAA
- the LOC129280793 gene encoding uncharacterized protein LOC129280793, with protein MATTMKRTAVICLVVLSYIAISEAFPHHGNGQQSIYEHLIKSCPGYEEKKRGEGGCNSEVLDHVHDYAEGVRETPGYNGDRVESYLDQANNKQLCYLDERSVVQTVFDGCAAMEIVCATPSTVVDRCTTLKARRAFHPPTMPTRRGNTNPPPTPGPTTAVPATTV; from the exons ATGGCCACAACT aTGAAACGAACTGCTGTAATATGCCTGGTTGTGTTATCTTACATCGCGATATCTGAAGCATTCC CTCATCATGGAAATGGTCAACAAAGTATCTACGAACATCTTATCAAGTCTTGCCCCGGATACGAGGAGAAGAAGCGAGGCGAGGGTGGCTGTAACTCTGAGGTCCTCGATCACGTGCACGACTACGCCGAGGGGGTGAGAGAAACTCCGGGTTACAATGGCGACAGAGTCGAGAGCTACCTCGATCAGGCGAACAATAAACAACTCTGCTACCTCGATGAACGTTCCGTTGTCCAGACGGTCTTCGATGGTTGTGCCGCTATGGAGATCGTGTGTGCAACACCTTCAACAGTCGTCGATCGTTGTACCA CCCTTAAAGCAAGGAGAGCTTTCCATCCTCCCACCATGCCAACCCGACGGGGAAATACGAACCCGCCACCTACCCCTGGGCCAACGACCGCCGTACCGGCTACGACTGTCTGA